A single genomic interval of uncultured Desulfobacter sp. harbors:
- a CDS encoding EAL domain-containing protein — MNQHGDNENRDLEASENPLILAADDDEAIRMLMEAALGGYGFRVEVAENGRKAVDVFEKLNPDAILMDVNMPEMDGFTACKAIRSLPNGKHVPVLMMTGLEDVESIDRAFTAGATDFISKPINWAVLKYRIKYMLRASTAFNDVILQQKQIQELAYYDHLTGLANRTMFRENLMREVKNCGKDELLAVLFLDLDRFKLVNDSLGHKAGDNLLRQVAERIKSCIRCTDGLAWLKEDAKQVMVSRQGGDEFTAILPNLKAPDNAGLVAKRINEKLSQVFYIDDHEAFISSSIGISLFPLDGTDAESLITNADLAMYHAKAIGGNRFQFFGQKLNIQAKERLEFENDLRKAVTREKLALFYQPQVSLLDGRIIGAEALSRWHNPRMGNVSPAEFIPAIEEMGLVAPFTDWVIREAGRRLLEWYHQGVATVRVAVNISSKHFVEQEIPDKIIKMLKAHDLPSSCLEVELTESVMAAQGSQTLDILNRLKEIGLTISIDDFGTGYSSLSYLKTFPVDVVKIDRFFIKDILTGQKDESIVKAMISMAHSMGMKVVAEGIETWEQFEVLHRMGCDYGQGFLFSPAVTQDEFSGMLKAKKRFLP; from the coding sequence ATGAATCAACACGGGGACAATGAAAATCGAGATCTTGAAGCGTCTGAAAACCCATTGATTTTAGCGGCTGACGACGACGAAGCCATCCGCATGCTCATGGAAGCTGCCCTCGGCGGATATGGATTCCGGGTGGAGGTTGCGGAAAACGGCCGGAAGGCTGTTGACGTTTTTGAAAAATTGAATCCCGATGCCATTCTTATGGATGTGAACATGCCTGAAATGGATGGGTTTACGGCATGCAAAGCCATTCGCTCTCTCCCCAATGGAAAGCATGTGCCTGTTTTGATGATGACGGGCCTGGAGGACGTGGAATCCATTGATCGGGCGTTTACCGCCGGGGCCACGGATTTCATCAGTAAACCCATTAACTGGGCAGTGCTCAAATATCGTATCAAATACATGCTCAGGGCCAGCACCGCTTTTAATGACGTGATCCTGCAGCAGAAACAGATCCAGGAATTGGCCTATTATGACCATCTCACCGGCCTTGCCAACCGGACCATGTTCCGGGAGAACCTGATGCGAGAAGTGAAAAACTGTGGAAAGGACGAATTGCTTGCAGTGCTGTTCCTGGATCTTGATCGGTTCAAGCTGGTAAATGACAGTCTTGGGCACAAGGCTGGTGATAACCTGCTCCGGCAGGTGGCGGAGCGGATTAAATCCTGTATCCGGTGCACTGACGGCCTGGCATGGTTAAAAGAGGATGCAAAGCAGGTGATGGTTTCACGCCAGGGTGGGGATGAATTTACCGCAATCCTCCCGAACCTCAAAGCACCTGACAATGCCGGTTTGGTGGCTAAGCGGATAAATGAAAAATTGTCCCAGGTATTTTATATTGACGACCACGAAGCGTTCATCTCTTCCAGTATCGGCATCAGCCTGTTTCCCCTGGACGGCACCGATGCCGAATCCTTGATCACCAATGCCGACTTGGCCATGTATCATGCCAAAGCAATCGGAGGAAACCGGTTTCAGTTTTTCGGGCAGAAGTTGAATATTCAGGCCAAGGAACGGCTGGAGTTTGAAAACGATTTAAGAAAAGCGGTGACCAGAGAAAAACTTGCTCTTTTTTACCAACCCCAGGTCTCTTTGCTGGATGGCAGAATCATTGGTGCCGAAGCCTTGAGCCGGTGGCATAATCCCCGGATGGGCAATGTTTCTCCGGCTGAATTTATTCCGGCCATAGAAGAGATGGGACTGGTCGCCCCCTTTACCGACTGGGTGATCCGGGAAGCCGGCCGCCGGCTACTGGAATGGTATCACCAGGGGGTTGCGACGGTCCGGGTGGCGGTGAATATTTCAAGCAAGCATTTTGTTGAACAGGAGATCCCGGATAAAATCATTAAAATGCTCAAAGCTCATGATCTGCCGTCTTCATGCTTGGAGGTGGAACTCACCGAAAGTGTGATGGCCGCTCAAGGCTCCCAAACCCTGGATATACTGAATCGGCTCAAGGAAATCGGACTGACCATTTCCATAGATGATTTCGGAACGGGGTATTCATCCTTGAGTTATTTGAAAACCTTTCCGGTTGATGTGGTAAAAATCGATAGATTTTTCATCAAAGACATTTTAACGGGGCAGAAAGACGAATCCATTGTTAAAGCCATGATATCCATGGCCCACAGCATGGGCATGAAGGTGGTGGCCGAAGGCATTGAAACCTGGGAACAATTTGAGGTGCTGCATCGCATGGGATGCGACTACGGCCAGGGGTTTCTGTTCAGTCCTGCGGTTACCCAGGATGAATTTTCCGGCATGTTGAAAGCTAAAAAACGGTTTTTACCCTGA
- a CDS encoding ATP-binding protein — protein MNIRLKKRSIKSKLNIVILGTCSAVLFLTFLIVVATQWFLYKRNAMEELSSLARIVGDNSAAALMFEDRQVLGKSLESLGQRSSLNRSAFYRIDGTVMVELSYTLEPDNSRSLNIPSFPKNYFKSNETMSWVKNHHLNILQPVILDGEKIAFLFLQAGMEELYRLLLEWAGYLALAALAGITFAFVMANRLQRIFTVPVIRLTQAVRQISEEKDYTLRVASDTEDELGVLAAGFNQMLEKIEKRDAHLEEQVRDRTLKLQKTMEKAMILAEEAQAANRSKSMFLANMSHEIRTPMNGVLGMAELLMDTPLTRDQKKLINTIKVSGDSLLLIINDILDFTKIEAGKLDLESTPCNLENLVRSTVDIIAGQAESKQLKLIVDMTQLVYPFVNADPLRIRQVILNLLSNALKFTEEGTIRVQLETIEERDYFTKVRFSVKDTGIGMEKNVRDRLFKPFTQADESTTREFGGTGLGLAICKQLVELMGGRISCESRSGIGSEFMFQLEFEKALEDNVSPVEFSSETDSIKADPDVYDRLPKAEILPEKAPLVLVVEDNTINQEVSSGILKSLGCRVDLAENGEMALAAVEDKSYDIIFMDCQMPVMDGYDATRRIRAMGSRSRNGGKLPIIALTAHALAGDRVKCIEAGMDDHLAKPFDKSKMVVVLNRWLPGWKDSARNQPPGGEGHTDAEPNEGGISMAALDIIRGMQPPGGDDILTKVINIFLRDAPERTQKISLAMAAGDMESIRDHAHYMKSSSGNIGAVYLSSLYKKLEENSRKTDSLDRVSQIITEIGPALDQAISQLKEYMVET, from the coding sequence ATGAATATCCGGTTAAAAAAAAGGTCGATTAAAAGCAAACTCAACATTGTGATTTTAGGCACTTGTTCCGCAGTGCTTTTTTTGACCTTTCTGATTGTAGTTGCCACCCAGTGGTTCCTTTACAAGCGCAACGCAATGGAAGAACTTAGCAGTCTGGCCCGGATCGTGGGGGATAACAGCGCCGCTGCCCTGATGTTCGAAGATCGTCAGGTATTGGGTAAAAGCCTTGAATCGCTGGGGCAGCGATCTTCACTTAACAGGTCTGCCTTTTATCGCATCGACGGTACGGTGATGGTGGAACTGTCCTATACCCTTGAACCTGACAATTCCCGTTCTTTGAACATTCCCTCATTTCCCAAAAATTATTTTAAAAGCAATGAAACGATGAGCTGGGTTAAAAACCATCACCTGAACATCCTCCAGCCCGTCATTTTGGATGGGGAAAAAATTGCATTTTTATTCCTTCAGGCCGGCATGGAGGAATTATATCGTCTTCTGCTTGAGTGGGCGGGATATCTGGCCCTGGCTGCCCTTGCAGGGATAACGTTTGCTTTCGTAATGGCCAACCGTCTGCAACGCATATTTACCGTACCTGTAATCAGGCTGACCCAAGCGGTCAGGCAAATTTCAGAAGAAAAGGATTACACCCTCCGGGTCGCGAGTGATACCGAAGACGAATTGGGGGTGTTGGCAGCCGGATTCAACCAGATGCTGGAAAAAATAGAAAAACGGGATGCTCATCTTGAAGAGCAGGTCCGGGACAGAACCTTAAAACTCCAGAAGACAATGGAAAAGGCCATGATCCTGGCTGAGGAGGCCCAGGCCGCCAATCGAAGCAAGTCCATGTTTCTGGCCAATATGAGCCATGAGATCCGGACCCCTATGAACGGGGTGCTGGGCATGGCGGAACTGCTAATGGATACTCCTTTGACCCGGGATCAAAAAAAACTTATAAATACCATAAAGGTGTCCGGAGACTCCTTGCTGCTTATCATCAACGATATTCTTGATTTTACCAAGATTGAAGCTGGAAAACTGGATCTCGAATCAACGCCCTGCAATCTTGAAAACCTGGTAAGGAGCACCGTGGATATCATCGCAGGCCAGGCTGAAAGCAAACAATTAAAGCTGATTGTAGACATGACGCAACTGGTTTATCCGTTTGTGAATGCAGATCCTCTAAGGATACGTCAGGTTATTTTAAATCTTCTCTCCAATGCCCTTAAATTCACCGAGGAAGGCACAATACGGGTTCAACTGGAGACTATTGAAGAAAGAGATTACTTCACGAAGGTCCGTTTTTCAGTTAAGGATACTGGAATCGGGATGGAAAAAAATGTTCGTGACCGGTTGTTTAAACCCTTTACCCAGGCAGACGAATCCACTACCCGGGAGTTCGGAGGTACCGGACTGGGCCTTGCCATTTGCAAACAGCTGGTGGAATTGATGGGCGGCCGGATTTCATGTGAAAGCCGATCCGGCATCGGCAGTGAATTCATGTTTCAGCTTGAGTTTGAGAAAGCATTGGAAGATAATGTATCTCCAGTCGAATTTTCAAGTGAAACCGATTCTATAAAGGCAGACCCCGATGTGTACGACCGGCTCCCTAAAGCAGAAATCCTCCCGGAAAAAGCACCTCTGGTGTTGGTGGTGGAGGATAATACCATTAATCAGGAGGTCTCTTCCGGGATTTTGAAGAGCCTTGGCTGCAGGGTGGATCTGGCCGAAAACGGTGAAATGGCGCTGGCTGCCGTGGAGGATAAATCTTACGATATAATTTTTATGGACTGCCAGATGCCGGTCATGGATGGGTATGATGCCACCCGCAGAATCCGGGCCATGGGTAGCCGTTCAAGAAACGGTGGCAAGTTGCCGATTATCGCGCTGACCGCCCACGCCCTGGCCGGGGATCGGGTTAAATGTATTGAAGCCGGTATGGACGATCATTTGGCAAAACCCTTTGACAAATCCAAAATGGTGGTGGTTTTGAACCGCTGGCTGCCTGGATGGAAGGACAGCGCTAGGAATCAGCCCCCCGGGGGGGAAGGTCATACAGATGCCGAACCCAACGAAGGGGGAATTTCCATGGCAGCCCTGGATATAATCCGTGGCATGCAGCCCCCCGGTGGGGATGATATTCTCACCAAGGTCATCAACATATTTTTAAGGGATGCCCCTGAACGGACACAAAAAATATCCCTTGCCATGGCGGCCGGGGATATGGAATCTATCAGGGATCATGCCCATTACATGAAATCCAGCAGCGGAAATATTGGCGCTGTTTATCTATCCTCCCTATATAAAAAGTTGGAGGAAAATAGCCGGAAAACGGATTCTCTGGACCGTGTATCCCAAATCATAACGGAAATCGGACCGGCCCTTGACCAGGCAATAAGCCAATTAAAGGAATATATGGTGGAAACATGA
- a CDS encoding YfiR family protein, which yields MSRAAVSMLVIVFLVLSFISGVAAAQDTAGRLSVSEYKLRAAYLYNFSKFIRWPESAFESKDSAFVIGLLGEDAPMEIAELLNSRTIGSRHIKVRQYRTGESMDGCHLLYLQSSQKWKPVLRTLKSSRVITVGDDPSFAEHGGAIQLVTIRKRLRFIINLKAPGFAGVDLDSRLLSLALEIKE from the coding sequence ATGAGCAGAGCAGCGGTCTCCATGCTCGTAATCGTTTTCTTGGTTCTATCCTTTATATCCGGCGTGGCAGCCGCACAGGATACGGCCGGACGTCTAAGCGTGTCGGAATATAAACTTCGAGCGGCCTACCTCTATAATTTCAGCAAGTTCATCCGTTGGCCGGAATCTGCATTTGAAAGTAAAGACTCTGCATTTGTCATCGGGCTGTTAGGGGAGGATGCACCCATGGAAATTGCAGAGTTGTTGAATTCAAGGACCATCGGCTCCCGCCATATTAAAGTAAGGCAGTATCGAACCGGGGAGAGCATGGATGGCTGCCACCTGCTTTACCTGCAATCGAGTCAGAAATGGAAGCCTGTTCTCAGGACACTGAAATCGTCAAGGGTGATTACGGTGGGGGATGACCCCTCCTTTGCGGAACACGGCGGTGCCATACAATTGGTCACCATACGTAAACGACTGCGGTTCATCATCAATTTGAAAGCCCCAGGGTTCGCCGGCGTTGATCTTGATTCCCGGCTTTTGTCCCTGGCCCTGGAAATTAAGGAATAG
- a CDS encoding TonB-dependent receptor has protein sequence MRWGFWIPVNFVVCFLLYAMVTPVFANAGDEDLLEMDLANLMDVQITSAGRKSQALSNVPAAVYVIHREKLLDSGATSIAEALRLVPGLQVARINANRWAISSRGFNGTFSNKLLVQIDGRSVYTPSYSGVYWDLQHVLLEDVDRIEVIRGPGATLWGANAVNGIINIITLPASDTQGGLVSLGTGTHEKLMVSARVGTKLNTDTYARFYAMGNDRDSFVNATDGSDGNDGWKNGQAGFRIDGDKGTRHTWTLQGDIFQMEGEQDVTPPTYSNNGSFVEDVKSHGGNILGRWTLKNSKENIWTVQAYYDFNTRDEPSLDQTHHTFDMDLQNRFQPARGHDVVWGMGYRMIRDDFSNTFQVQMVPDAETTHLFSGFAQDEITIIDDLLWLTLGSKIEHNDYTGLEIQPNVRILWRPEKRHSVWASVARAVRTPSRMEASGKIFQGFQSIQFPPWYIPAYLNGSPEYDAEKLIAWETGYRYAAGSDFSADISLFYNRYTDLGGIVEGEDLGTLYFGNNMKGNTYGLEFTVTWLPVEWMETEFTYSYLQMDITGDEYSKKIAEETSPSHQAGLRLGFDLTKNLRLNLWARYTGKIKFVDPTNIDSYLHVIDDTVSLDANVRWRINDNIDFMVAGQNLLDGELMEYGSDSYLTPIEIQRTLYAKITWLF, from the coding sequence ATGCGCTGGGGTTTTTGGATACCTGTAAATTTTGTCGTCTGTTTTTTATTGTATGCCATGGTGACACCTGTTTTCGCAAATGCAGGTGATGAAGATTTACTGGAGATGGATCTGGCTAACCTGATGGATGTCCAGATAACCTCTGCCGGCCGCAAGTCCCAGGCTCTATCAAATGTTCCTGCCGCAGTTTATGTTATCCACCGGGAAAAACTACTCGACTCCGGCGCAACAAGCATTGCCGAAGCCCTCCGACTAGTCCCGGGACTACAAGTGGCCCGGATCAATGCCAACCGGTGGGCCATTTCCTCAAGGGGATTCAACGGCACTTTTTCCAATAAACTGCTGGTACAGATTGACGGCCGCAGCGTGTATACCCCAAGTTATTCAGGGGTATACTGGGATCTTCAGCATGTGCTGCTGGAGGATGTGGACCGGATCGAAGTTATCCGGGGGCCCGGGGCAACCCTGTGGGGTGCCAATGCCGTAAACGGTATTATCAATATCATAACCCTGCCGGCATCGGACACCCAGGGGGGATTAGTCAGCCTGGGAACAGGGACTCACGAAAAACTCATGGTTAGTGCAAGGGTGGGGACCAAATTGAATACGGATACCTATGCCCGGTTCTATGCCATGGGAAATGACCGGGATTCCTTTGTAAACGCCACCGACGGCAGCGACGGGAACGACGGATGGAAAAACGGTCAGGCCGGCTTCAGAATTGATGGTGACAAAGGCACTCGCCATACATGGACCCTCCAGGGAGATATCTTCCAGATGGAGGGTGAGCAGGACGTTACCCCTCCCACCTATTCCAATAATGGCTCTTTTGTGGAGGATGTGAAATCCCACGGGGGAAATATCCTGGGCCGGTGGACATTAAAAAATTCTAAAGAAAATATCTGGACGGTCCAGGCTTACTATGATTTCAACACCAGAGATGAGCCTTCTCTGGATCAAACCCATCATACCTTTGATATGGATTTGCAAAATAGATTCCAGCCGGCACGCGGCCATGACGTGGTTTGGGGCATGGGATACCGGATGATCCGGGATGATTTTTCCAACACCTTTCAGGTTCAGATGGTACCGGACGCCGAAACCACGCATCTATTCAGCGGTTTTGCCCAGGATGAGATTACTATAATTGATGACCTGCTCTGGCTCACGCTGGGATCAAAGATCGAACATAACGATTATACCGGGTTGGAAATTCAGCCCAATGTCAGAATATTGTGGCGGCCCGAAAAAAGACACAGCGTTTGGGCATCTGTGGCACGGGCCGTCCGGACACCGTCACGGATGGAGGCTTCCGGGAAAATTTTTCAGGGCTTTCAGAGCATTCAATTCCCTCCTTGGTATATTCCGGCTTACCTAAACGGTAGCCCGGAATATGATGCTGAAAAGCTCATTGCATGGGAAACCGGTTATCGGTATGCTGCCGGTAGCGATTTCTCAGCGGACATTTCTTTGTTTTACAACCGATATACTGATCTGGGTGGAATAGTCGAGGGGGAAGACCTGGGAACCCTGTATTTTGGCAATAATATGAAGGGCAATACCTATGGGTTGGAATTCACCGTGACCTGGCTGCCGGTGGAATGGATGGAAACCGAATTCACCTACAGCTACCTTCAAATGGATATTACCGGCGATGAATATTCAAAAAAAATAGCAGAGGAAACCTCTCCTTCACACCAGGCAGGCCTAAGATTAGGATTTGATTTAACAAAGAATCTTCGGCTGAATCTCTGGGCAAGATATACAGGGAAAATTAAATTTGTGGATCCTACCAATATCGATAGCTACCTGCATGTAATTGACGACACCGTTTCACTGGATGCAAATGTTCGATGGCGGATCAACGACAACATTGATTTCATGGTGGCAGGACAGAATCTGTTGGATGGTGAATTAATGGAATACGGATCCGACAGTTACCTGACCCCGATTGAAATTCAACGGACCCTGTATGCCAAAATTACGTGGCTGTTTTAA
- a CDS encoding carbonic anhydrase: protein MKKTSLRLILCLLVTCMMAFAGCKTSAITSDKASAMQQKPSPDQAIQILKDGNERFVSGTSQHPRQNKERLIQAGKEDQGDHAYATIITCSDSRVPVELIFDAGVMDIFVIRVAGNVCDTDEVGSIEYGLAHVHTPVMVLLGHTQCGAVTAVTRAVNGHGHAMERNIPPLVDNIEPAVRHAMEKHPHAKGDEIIPFAIEENVWTSIRDLFMTSPATRDLVKAGKAKVVGAIYDVSTGKVSWLEEAKVDNILKEVEADPDRAMEAMADNAHDSDDH, encoded by the coding sequence ATGAAAAAAACATCACTTCGATTAATCTTATGCCTGCTGGTGACATGCATGATGGCATTTGCCGGCTGCAAAACAAGCGCCATTACCAGCGACAAAGCAAGCGCCATGCAACAAAAACCCAGCCCGGACCAAGCGATTCAGATACTCAAAGATGGAAATGAACGTTTTGTCAGTGGAACATCCCAACATCCGCGTCAGAATAAAGAGCGGCTCATTCAGGCCGGCAAGGAGGATCAGGGGGACCATGCCTATGCCACAATCATCACCTGTTCCGATTCCCGGGTTCCTGTAGAATTGATTTTTGATGCCGGGGTTATGGATATTTTTGTTATCCGTGTGGCCGGAAATGTATGTGATACAGATGAAGTCGGCTCCATAGAATACGGTCTGGCGCATGTACACACACCGGTTATGGTATTGCTGGGCCATACGCAATGCGGCGCAGTGACCGCCGTCACCCGGGCCGTCAATGGACATGGCCATGCCATGGAAAGAAATATTCCTCCCCTGGTTGATAACATTGAACCTGCTGTCAGACACGCCATGGAAAAGCATCCCCATGCAAAAGGTGATGAAATAATTCCCTTTGCCATTGAAGAAAACGTCTGGACCAGCATTCGGGATCTGTTCATGACAAGTCCTGCCACACGCGACCTTGTCAAGGCCGGCAAAGCCAAAGTGGTGGGTGCCATCTATGATGTCAGCACCGGCAAGGTCTCCTGGCTTGAAGAGGCTAAAGTAGACAACATTTTAAAAGAAGTGGAAGCTGATCCTGACCGCGCCATGGAAGCCATGGCAGACAACGCCCATGACAGTGATGATCACTAA
- a CDS encoding AAA family ATPase has translation MNQRTDTLPDSGHINEVLKGVVDRVTFHNPDNGWSILKVLPFDRPGSRETVVVHQTKVFAGATMEFEGAWTVHPKFGRQFKAVHAREKKPATASALEKYLGSGMIKGVGPKTAKKIVGYFKDQTLDVFESDIERLVEVPGIAHKKLEMISTAWAEHRAIRNVMMFLQSHGISTLFSVRIFKEYGHNAIALITQDPYRLAADFFGIGFFTADKVALSIGLETDSPPRITAGIRHVLSAAREFGHCYLTFSQIKEQVKDLLNLDLSQQLEALLADMETQRLLMRRDLPDDNGQPVACYYARSLYFDEAYVARRLLDPGPERSFDQARIDRWVALYCQRFQMQLSVEQAAAVKGVVQQQFSVLTGGPGCGKTTATRVMVRLLEAMGQKVMLAAPTGRAAQRMSEVIGKPAKTIHRLLGWKAGGFKRNESSPLKTDFLVVDECSMLDINLTASLLKAVPRLSQVVFIGDYDQLPSVGAGNVLKDIISSQAVPCFRLTQVFRQAQSSLIIKFAHQINQGRMPWVKSPFKYPFVWQDGTDCLFLDSDEATKEQMAFVSRVKRLSMPGDPDASNSDAVQETSIPGDARDDDHGDLYEFRVNESRSPWETEIEIPKKFAHVDLTRLAGTENRIQELMAVVEKVHPWSSLHYGLSALDAVKKLYLEWIPKYLGKDTEIQILSPMTRGSLGTLSLNREIQDSYNPMGPNKAQLTVGQRVFRTGDRVIHRKNNYDLGVFNGDIGIIDRINTMDITCTVRFLPDNRVVHYQQTDIMELDLAYAITIHKSQGSEFEVVIIPVLTQHFKMLFRNLIYTGLTRARRLAVFVGTRRALGMAVGNQDISRRQTALQALLTKEVKV, from the coding sequence ATGAACCAGAGAACAGATACATTGCCTGATTCCGGCCACATTAACGAGGTCTTAAAGGGTGTTGTGGACCGGGTCACATTCCATAATCCGGACAATGGCTGGTCCATTCTCAAGGTACTGCCCTTTGATCGTCCGGGCAGCAGGGAAACCGTTGTGGTCCATCAGACCAAGGTGTTTGCCGGTGCCACCATGGAATTTGAGGGCGCATGGACGGTACACCCGAAATTCGGGCGGCAGTTCAAGGCCGTGCATGCCAGGGAAAAAAAGCCGGCTACGGCATCGGCCCTGGAAAAATATCTTGGTTCCGGGATGATCAAGGGGGTAGGGCCCAAAACCGCAAAAAAAATCGTGGGATATTTCAAGGATCAGACCCTGGATGTGTTTGAATCCGATATTGAGCGCCTTGTGGAGGTGCCGGGGATTGCCCACAAAAAGCTTGAAATGATTTCAACGGCCTGGGCCGAGCACCGGGCCATCCGGAATGTGATGATGTTTTTGCAGTCCCACGGAATTTCCACTTTGTTTTCCGTTCGTATCTTTAAAGAATACGGTCATAATGCCATTGCCTTGATCACCCAGGACCCGTATCGTCTTGCCGCTGATTTTTTCGGCATTGGTTTTTTTACTGCGGATAAGGTGGCCTTAAGCATTGGCCTTGAAACGGACAGTCCCCCACGAATCACTGCCGGTATCCGCCACGTACTGTCCGCAGCCCGGGAGTTCGGGCATTGTTATCTTACGTTTTCCCAGATTAAAGAACAGGTAAAAGATTTGCTCAACCTTGATCTGTCACAGCAGCTTGAAGCTCTTCTGGCAGATATGGAAACCCAGCGGCTTTTGATGCGCAGAGATTTGCCTGATGACAACGGGCAGCCTGTGGCCTGTTACTATGCCCGGTCTCTTTACTTTGACGAGGCTTATGTGGCAAGGCGTCTTTTAGATCCAGGGCCTGAACGGAGCTTTGACCAGGCCCGGATTGACCGGTGGGTGGCGTTGTACTGCCAACGGTTTCAGATGCAGCTATCCGTTGAGCAGGCCGCAGCGGTCAAGGGCGTGGTGCAGCAGCAGTTTTCCGTTCTCACCGGCGGACCCGGATGCGGTAAAACCACGGCCACACGGGTCATGGTCCGCCTGTTGGAAGCCATGGGGCAAAAAGTGATGCTGGCTGCGCCCACGGGCCGGGCTGCCCAGCGTATGAGTGAGGTGATCGGAAAACCGGCTAAAACCATTCATCGGCTTTTGGGCTGGAAAGCCGGCGGATTCAAACGAAATGAAAGCTCCCCTTTAAAAACGGATTTTCTAGTAGTGGACGAATGCTCCATGCTGGATATTAATCTGACCGCCTCCTTGCTCAAAGCAGTACCAAGACTGAGCCAGGTGGTGTTTATCGGTGATTATGACCAGTTGCCTTCTGTGGGTGCGGGCAACGTGCTTAAAGACATTATTTCGTCACAGGCAGTGCCCTGTTTCCGGTTAACCCAGGTGTTTCGCCAGGCCCAATCCTCTTTGATCATAAAATTTGCCCACCAGATCAATCAGGGACGGATGCCATGGGTAAAAAGTCCGTTTAAATATCCTTTCGTCTGGCAGGACGGAACCGACTGTCTGTTTCTTGATTCCGATGAAGCCACCAAAGAGCAAATGGCCTTTGTCAGCCGGGTTAAACGTTTGTCTATGCCTGGTGATCCGGACGCGTCAAACAGCGATGCTGTTCAAGAGACGTCTATCCCCGGTGATGCCCGGGATGATGATCATGGTGATTTGTATGAATTCAGGGTTAACGAGTCGCGTTCACCCTGGGAGACTGAGATTGAGATACCTAAAAAATTTGCCCATGTGGATTTGACCCGTCTGGCCGGCACTGAAAATCGCATTCAAGAACTAATGGCGGTGGTGGAAAAGGTTCACCCATGGTCCTCTTTGCATTATGGTTTGTCTGCTCTGGATGCGGTGAAAAAATTATATCTGGAGTGGATTCCCAAATACCTGGGTAAAGATACGGAAATCCAGATTCTTTCCCCCATGACCCGGGGCAGTCTCGGCACGCTTTCTTTGAACCGTGAAATTCAGGATAGCTATAATCCCATGGGGCCAAACAAAGCCCAGCTCACGGTGGGGCAGCGGGTATTCAGAACCGGGGACCGGGTGATTCACAGAAAAAACAACTATGATCTGGGGGTATTTAACGGGGACATCGGCATCATTGACCGGATAAACACCATGGATATTACCTGCACGGTTCGTTTTCTACCGGATAACCGGGTGGTGCACTACCAGCAGACAGATATCATGGAACTTGACCTGGCCTATGCCATCACCATTCATAAATCCCAGGGAAGTGAATTTGAGGTGGTGATCATTCCGGTATTGACCCAGCATTTTAAAATGCTTTTCCGCAACCTGATTTACACAGGACTTACCCGTGCCAGAAGACTGGCTGTGTTTGTGGGGACCCGAAGGGCGTTAGGTATGGCCGTGGGAAACCAGGATATCAGCCGCCGTCAGACCGCGCTGCAGGCTTTGCTTACAAAAGAGGTAAAGGTATAG
- a CDS encoding integration host factor subunit alpha — protein MTCTKSTLIEKISNTFDQNPSQSKEVLETLIEIMKSTLASGEDIMVSGFGKFQVIEKSPRKGRNPATGDAMILKKRRVVTFKCAGKLKNKINENV, from the coding sequence TTGACCTGTACCAAATCCACACTCATCGAGAAAATTTCAAATACATTTGACCAAAACCCTTCTCAATCCAAAGAGGTACTTGAAACCCTGATTGAAATCATGAAATCCACCCTGGCTTCGGGTGAAGATATTATGGTGTCCGGATTCGGAAAATTTCAGGTAATTGAAAAGTCACCGAGAAAGGGGAGAAACCCGGCTACGGGGGATGCCATGATCCTTAAAAAAAGGCGGGTTGTCACGTTCAAATGTGCAGGCAAACTTAAAAACAAAATCAATGAAAACGTATAG